The following coding sequences are from one Mesorhizobium onobrychidis window:
- the obgE gene encoding GTPase ObgE: protein MKFLDQAKVYIRSGDGGAGSVSFRREKFIEFGGPDGGDGGRGGDVWVEAVDGLNTLIDYRYQQHFKAKTGTHGMGRNMTGAKGADVTLKVPAGTQVFAEDNETLICDLTVVGQRFLLAKGGNGGFGNQHFKTSTNQAPRRANPGQPGEELNIWLRLKLIADAGLVGLPNAGKSTFLAAVTAAKPKIADYPFTTLHPGLGVARIDGREFVIADVPGLIEGAHEGVGIGDRFLGHVERTRVLLHLVSAQEENPGKAYKTVRTELDAYGHGLIEKVEIVALCQVDTLDADARRKKVASLKRAAGRAPMLLSAVTGEGVEAVLRALMAVVAEAREAVATPVETRWR, encoded by the coding sequence ATGAAATTTCTCGATCAAGCCAAGGTCTACATCCGCTCCGGCGACGGCGGCGCCGGTTCGGTGTCGTTCCGGCGCGAAAAGTTCATCGAGTTCGGCGGCCCCGACGGCGGCGACGGCGGCCGCGGCGGCGATGTCTGGGTGGAGGCGGTCGATGGGCTGAACACGCTGATCGACTATCGCTATCAGCAGCATTTCAAGGCCAAGACCGGTACGCACGGCATGGGCCGCAACATGACCGGCGCCAAGGGCGCCGACGTCACGCTGAAAGTGCCGGCGGGAACGCAGGTCTTTGCCGAGGACAACGAGACGCTGATCTGCGATCTGACCGTGGTCGGCCAACGCTTCCTGCTTGCCAAGGGCGGCAATGGCGGCTTCGGCAACCAGCATTTCAAGACCTCGACCAACCAGGCGCCGCGCCGCGCCAACCCCGGCCAGCCGGGCGAAGAGCTCAACATCTGGCTCAGGCTCAAGCTGATCGCCGACGCCGGCCTGGTTGGCCTGCCCAATGCCGGCAAGTCGACCTTCCTGGCCGCCGTGACTGCGGCCAAGCCGAAGATCGCCGACTATCCATTCACCACGCTGCATCCGGGCCTCGGTGTGGCCCGCATCGACGGCCGCGAGTTCGTCATCGCCGATGTTCCCGGCCTGATCGAAGGCGCGCATGAAGGCGTCGGCATCGGCGACCGTTTCCTCGGACATGTCGAACGCACGCGCGTCCTTCTGCACCTCGTCTCCGCGCAGGAAGAAAATCCGGGGAAGGCCTACAAGACCGTGCGCACCGAACTCGACGCCTATGGCCACGGGCTGATCGAGAAGGTCGAGATCGTAGCACTTTGCCAGGTCGACACGCTCGATGCCGACGCACGCAGGAAGAAGGTCGCGTCACTGAAACGCGCCGCCGGCCGCGCGCCGATGCTTTTGTCCGCGGTCACCGGCGAAGGCGTTGAAGCCGTTCTGCGGGCGCTGATGGCGGTCGTGGCCGAGGCGCGCGAAGCTGTCGCCACTCCGGTCGAGACGCGCTGGAGATAG
- the proB gene encoding glutamate 5-kinase yields the protein MAAQSLRKYRRITVKIGSALLVDRTTGLKRDWLASLADDIAVLTEGGAEILVVSSGAIALGRTILGLGKRALKLEESQAAAAVGQIALAGAWSDALGKGGLKSGQILLTLGDTEERRRYLNARATVSTLLKMKAVPVINENDTVATSEIRYGDNDRLAARVATMMGADLLVLLSDIDGLYTAPPARDPQARFIPVVDRITAEIEAMAGAAASELSRGGMRTKLDAGKIATAAGTAMIITSGTRLSPLMAIERGERATFFRPSANPVKGYKTWIAGQLEPAGRLTVDAGAIGALLSGKSLLPAGVKLVSGNFSRGDTVAILSPEGREIARGLVAYDAADAVRIAGLKTAEIETVLGYEARSAMIHRDDLVVSHSGDQVRAADQVQAGDQVQAGDQVTSGG from the coding sequence ATGGCCGCGCAGTCGCTGAGAAAATACCGGCGCATCACCGTCAAGATCGGCTCGGCGCTGCTTGTCGACCGCACGACCGGCCTGAAGCGCGACTGGCTGGCCTCACTTGCCGACGACATCGCCGTGCTGACCGAAGGTGGCGCCGAGATCCTCGTCGTGTCGTCCGGCGCCATCGCGCTTGGTCGCACGATTTTAGGCCTCGGCAAGCGGGCGCTGAAGCTCGAAGAGAGCCAGGCGGCGGCGGCCGTCGGGCAGATTGCGCTGGCCGGCGCCTGGTCGGATGCGCTCGGCAAGGGCGGCCTGAAATCGGGCCAGATCCTCCTGACGCTCGGCGACACCGAAGAGCGCCGCCGCTATCTCAATGCGCGGGCGACGGTCTCGACGCTGCTCAAGATGAAGGCGGTGCCGGTCATCAACGAGAACGATACGGTGGCGACCTCCGAAATCCGCTATGGCGACAACGATCGGCTGGCGGCGCGCGTCGCCACCATGATGGGCGCCGATCTCTTGGTGCTGCTCTCCGATATTGACGGGCTCTACACGGCGCCGCCGGCGCGCGACCCGCAAGCCCGGTTCATTCCGGTCGTTGACCGCATCACCGCCGAGATCGAGGCGATGGCAGGTGCGGCCGCTTCGGAGCTTTCGCGCGGCGGCATGCGCACCAAGCTCGACGCCGGAAAGATTGCCACCGCCGCCGGCACCGCCATGATCATCACATCAGGCACGAGGTTGTCGCCGCTGATGGCGATCGAGCGTGGCGAGCGGGCGACTTTCTTCCGGCCGAGCGCCAATCCGGTCAAGGGCTACAAGACGTGGATCGCCGGGCAGCTCGAACCGGCTGGCCGGCTGACCGTCGATGCCGGCGCGATCGGCGCGCTGCTGTCGGGCAAGTCGCTGTTGCCGGCCGGCGTCAAGCTGGTCAGCGGCAATTTCTCGCGCGGCGACACGGTGGCGATCCTGTCGCCCGAAGGCCGCGAGATCGCGCGAGGACTGGTTGCCTACGATGCCGCCGATGCCGTAAGGATCGCTGGCTTGAAGACAGCCGAGATCGAAACGGTGCTCGGCTACGAAGCGCGATCGGCGATGATTCACCGCGACGACCTTGTGGTGAGCCATTCCGGTGACCAAGTACGGGCCGCTGACCAAGTACAGGCCGGTGACCAAGTACAGGCCGGTGACCAAGTAACCAGCGGAGGATGA
- a CDS encoding glutamate-5-semialdehyde dehydrogenase, with protein sequence MLKLHEKSRDDTAALMADIGRRARAAARPLAIATAERKHATLIAMAQAILRHEQDILDANAVDIRNGEESGLSASFMDRLKLDHARIRAMADGISEIAGLRDPVGDVIAEWDRPNGLHIERVRTPLGVVGVIYESRPNVTADAGALCLKAGNPVILRGGSDSLNSSAAIHACLVEGLKAAELPQDAIQLVPTADRAAVGEMLKGLSGNIDVIIPRGGKNLVERVQNEARVPVFAHLEGICHLYIDRSADLDMAVSIAVNAKMRRTGVCGAAETLLVDGAVASTHLVPILEALRAAGCAIHAGAEVLKVFADAQPATDADWVSEYLDAIIAVKLVDGVAGAIEHIETFSSHHTEAIVAEDADAVERFFNEIDSAILLHNASTQFADGGEFGMGAEIGIATGKMHARGPVGVEQLTSFKYRVRGTGQVRP encoded by the coding sequence ATGCTGAAGCTGCATGAAAAATCCCGGGACGACACTGCCGCGCTGATGGCCGATATCGGCCGTCGCGCGCGGGCCGCCGCCCGACCGCTGGCCATCGCCACAGCTGAGCGCAAGCACGCCACGTTGATCGCCATGGCGCAGGCGATCCTTCGCCACGAGCAGGATATTCTCGACGCCAACGCCGTCGACATCAGGAATGGCGAGGAGTCCGGGCTTTCAGCCTCTTTCATGGACCGGCTGAAGCTCGATCACGCCCGCATCCGTGCCATGGCCGACGGCATCAGTGAAATCGCCGGGTTGCGCGATCCGGTCGGTGATGTCATTGCCGAATGGGACCGGCCGAACGGCCTGCATATCGAGCGCGTGCGCACACCGCTCGGCGTCGTCGGCGTCATCTATGAGAGCCGGCCGAACGTGACGGCCGATGCCGGTGCGCTTTGCCTCAAGGCCGGCAATCCGGTGATCCTGCGCGGCGGCTCGGATTCGCTCAACTCCTCGGCGGCTATCCATGCCTGCCTGGTCGAAGGGCTGAAGGCGGCCGAGCTGCCGCAGGATGCCATCCAGCTGGTGCCGACCGCCGACCGCGCCGCCGTCGGCGAGATGCTGAAAGGGCTTTCCGGGAACATCGACGTCATCATTCCGCGCGGCGGCAAGAACCTGGTCGAACGCGTCCAGAACGAGGCGCGGGTGCCGGTCTTTGCTCATCTCGAAGGCATCTGTCATCTCTACATCGACCGCTCGGCTGATCTCGACATGGCGGTCAGCATCGCGGTCAACGCCAAGATGCGGCGCACCGGCGTCTGCGGCGCGGCCGAGACGCTGCTGGTCGACGGCGCTGTTGCCTCCACCCATCTGGTGCCGATCCTCGAGGCGTTGCGCGCGGCAGGGTGCGCAATCCACGCCGGCGCCGAGGTGCTGAAAGTGTTTGCCGACGCCCAGCCTGCGACCGACGCCGACTGGGTGAGCGAATATCTCGATGCCATCATCGCGGTGAAACTGGTCGACGGCGTTGCCGGCGCGATCGAGCATATTGAGACGTTCTCCTCGCACCACACCGAGGCGATCGTCGCCGAGGATGCCGATGCGGTCGAACGGTTCTTCAATGAGATTGATTCGGCGATCCTTCTGCACAATGCCTCGACGCAATTCGCCGATGGCGGCGAATTCGGCATGGGCGCCGAAATCGGCATCGCCACCGGCAAAATGCATGCACGAGGCCCGGTCGGTGTCGAGCAACTGACCTCGTTCAAGTACCGCGTGCGTGGGACCGGACAGGTGAGGCCTTGA
- a CDS encoding endonuclease/exonuclease/phosphatase family protein, with protein sequence MKLVTYNIHYGVGLDGRYDVGRIADAVRGADMIALQEVSRNNPNNGGRDMVAELGESLPEYFGVYGSNFEANVGSRLENGRAITTTFQLGNMVLSKTPVHLSRNLLLPRSRSFEVMNFQRGALEALIETPLGFIRFYSTHLDHRSPVERASQIRFLRQRLLNYAIEGGALSGVAEVGLPDLPCPEGFIVMGDFNMLAGSPEYVELTGRLDHEFGMPVTADLAVDVALRLAATGADLVTWVDPKRPDDASRHKRIDYVFTSASLAKSLKRLWVDRQAVGSDHLPVWVEMA encoded by the coding sequence ATGAAGCTCGTAACCTACAACATCCACTACGGCGTCGGCCTCGACGGCCGCTACGATGTCGGCCGCATCGCTGATGCCGTGCGGGGCGCCGACATGATCGCGCTGCAGGAGGTCTCGCGCAACAACCCCAACAATGGCGGCCGCGACATGGTGGCCGAGCTCGGTGAGTCGCTGCCCGAATACTTCGGCGTCTACGGCAGCAATTTCGAGGCCAATGTCGGCTCTCGCCTGGAAAACGGCCGCGCCATCACAACCACCTTCCAGCTCGGCAACATGGTGCTGTCGAAAACGCCCGTTCACCTGTCGCGCAATCTCCTCTTGCCGCGCAGCCGCAGTTTCGAAGTGATGAATTTCCAGCGCGGCGCGCTGGAGGCGCTGATCGAGACGCCGCTTGGTTTCATCCGCTTCTATTCCACGCATCTCGATCATCGCAGCCCGGTCGAACGCGCCAGCCAGATCCGGTTTCTGCGCCAGCGCCTGTTGAATTATGCGATCGAGGGCGGCGCGCTGTCGGGCGTCGCCGAAGTCGGCCTGCCGGACCTGCCTTGTCCCGAAGGCTTCATCGTCATGGGCGACTTCAACATGCTGGCCGGATCGCCGGAATATGTCGAACTCACCGGCCGCCTGGATCACGAATTCGGCATGCCTGTGACCGCCGATCTTGCCGTCGATGTCGCCCTGCGCCTTGCCGCCACAGGCGCCGATCTCGTCACCTGGGTCGACCCCAAGCGGCCTGACGACGCCAGCCGCCACAAGCGCATCGATTATGTCTTCACCAGCGCCTCGCTCGCCAAATCGCTGAAGCGCCTGTGGGTCGACCGGCAAGCGGTTGGCTCGGACCACCTGCCGGTCTGGGTCGAGATGGCCTGA